The window GCTATGGATCATATCCCGCGACTGAGACACGtccgtattctgctctcctgccgcccggagcagggccctgatctgcgccagacctcagccagcttctgactgggaaggttgaatcgactttGCTATCCGGGCAGCAGCTGCTAGGTTTTGTATCGGTGTCCGGTATACCTGAGCcagaggtggaaaaagttggcgtcggctggactcaggagcacgttgacgagcgcgatcgtcgagtgcgcgctgtaggttctccagccgagtgcgctcagccagattggccaagcgAGCCTGTTCCAAGGCATGGGCCTCGggcgtttctccaactataggagtatgcagggcatccatgtttcggcgacgaagttcttctctctgctgcgaggagagaggctcggggcggtactccccgtgaacgcgcgacggatcgccattcccgtcacctccgtcttcacgatcgaagccaggaggaccgcgtggtccattgaccatcaggacttccgctgccgagtcattgctgccgcactcggatgcagtctctacggagccagtcgacagatcgaacaggccgtagagagactcgtcgggctcgagcgccgcgacttgaggggtggccgactggcgggccaccgcatgcttcacccaccgttgaaCCCTCGACCAGCCGGTGCGCTTGTTCCGACgggtcgcagggagggggaaagccgtaggagtcgactggtactgggtcgacggttgccgcaggaggacgccgcggacgcacgcgtgaaagtgcgtcgccccgcgggcggggagcgcatcgacgtcgagtggtgcctcctgaagccaagcggagtcgtcggcgacaaacacgagcgcgccgagacggatctcgcggccctcagccaaacctccgcctggaaccatgatgatggggatcggaaaaattgcaacttctctaataagtcgctaagacacctgccccaaggtgggcgccaacttcgtggatctaagactgacagtagaatgggggtaggtatgaggaggcaagatcctagctatagagtagttgtacacacgagttttacgagttcaggaccTTCTCGGAGAAaataacagccctacatctcggtgccctgaggcggtcgactggattatatgtgtgtgtgtgtttacaaaagtgcgaacccttgtcccaaaggaggggggtggcttatatagagtgcgtcaggaccccagctccccccgttacacagggttcaatgttcataaaggtggggcgttactggtaatgtctacaataaagtgttataaatgTCCATAATGTTATGGTTTAAGTCACGACCGTTGCAAAGTGGAGGGTTTCtcgtcttctggtggtcgagtgtcttcaaggaagtcgagtgagcacatcttcatggtcgagtggatgatgttttctcttcgactgcttatgattctttgtaaagatgtcctcggggagggtatgctggacaggtccatgaccctaccctaggtacatagattCATTAGGTACCAAAAAAACCATGAAAGATGGAACGAAAAAAGCCCTGAAAGCAAGACTACCAACTACTCCATTAAAATTAGAGATCATGCACACATATATGATCGGGTGCATGCCTTATCATATACAGTTCTTTTTCTCTTTCCTTATCTTGGTATTCTTCTTCCGGCTAGACAGAGCCTATCTTAGATTTTCTAGTTGTATTTTTATCCGTGCTCGCAGCAAAAACCTCGACTTCTTTATTATCAATACCAAATTGAAGTATTTTTGGCACATAATTATTTTTTACCCGTGCTGCATTAATGAGCGACGACGtctaaacaacaacaacaacaacaacaccagctGTAGTCGTGGTCATATCAAGCCTGTTGATATTTCAGAAAATTTGGCAAATGTATATAAATTGATGGAATTTGGTATAAAGAACCGAGGTGAGACAATTAGGTAAAAAAAACTTATTTTGTAACACCAAGGCACGTTGGCTTGGTTGGCTACGGATTTATATATGGTGTGGGAGGTTGTGAGTTTGAATTTCACGCGAGTGTAATAATTTTTTCACTGTTTCCCAATTGATCGAAAAAGAGATGTGTATTAGGTCTAGTTTGACCCATGGAAAGGATGGACGAATTTTTTGTTAGAAAACTACACCATGACCCAGGACATACGGACGAAAGTCATAGCACAGGACAAACCAACACGACTCAATGTGAAAAATCTTAAAAAATCAGTACCACCTCAGATagtaaaaaaaactaaaaataataatatgaatgaacggatcaaaaaaatcaaagaaacacaccttactttatatatatatatatatatatatatatatatatatatatatatataaataaaggGACTATTGCTTCTACACATTCATCGTCCCTTTTACAAAAAAAAACAGTTTCTGATATTAATTAATCCGTAGTCCAACTTAAGTCAGAGAAAACAAAATGTTTTTTGCATTTTAGAGAAAACACCTTGCATTTTATGGTAATTATCCTGTAGTCCAACTTTAAGTCAGGGAACAAATCGTTTATTGTAGTTTTATAGAAAACCCCTTGCCCTCTCTAATAACTAACCCGCAATACATAGTGACATGAATTAAAAAGAAACCCCTTGATATTTTTGTAAACCAACCTAAAGTCTATCTAAGACAAATGTTTTTATAAATATACATATCTTTTAAACCCTAACTCCAACTTTaatatgttatatatgaaatttgattagaaaaatgcgtagaatctaaatatgatgttattttacccgttaaatatttttaaaaatccTACTTAGGGTGCAATCTTAATCAATAACATGATCCGTCATTTTTATTGTACTGATGTTCATCTAGATTGCAAACTAACACCTCAACAAAACCATATTAAAGACAAAAGAAACCAATAATAACAATGCACTCATGCCTCATCAAAATATCATAGAAAATATTTAAAAAATCTTGCAAGAATTTTTTTTCTCATATTGTGCCGAGAGAAACACCTTTGAATTAAGCATATTCAAACGCATTGTGGTTGTGTGAGCACTGAAGCCACCGCCGGCGATGGTGGGAAGGAGGATAATCGGCAATACAAATGGAATGTCATGTTGAAATAAAGGACACGGACCTATTGAGGTGTTCAATCATGATTATTGAGTTAGTGACGTGTGGTATTTTTTCTCCTGTTACAACTCACGGCCTCTTTTGCTAGTGTATATCTTTATCTAATAATAAAGGACGGAGCCTTTCATAGTTCTTCATAAGTCATCATTTTATATCCGTTGATTTTGTGTTATAATCATAAAGATTGATGGCTAAGATTCAAAAGAGTTTTCTTTTGAAACTTAGATTTAAAAGAGTTAAGTTTCCGTATATTCCATTTCTTTTCGTGTTCGACCCCGTCCGCGGCCATGTGATCGAACGATCCCATCTGGCTAGCAATCTCATTTGCCTTGCCCAGCTCAAACGGCTCATCATCTGGACGGATTATTTCCCTCAATACCTCTACTTTTCCTTATATATATTCAAAATAAAATGAAAAGTACATAGACCATGCAAAGTACTCAACCAGTTTGAGTGACATTGAGCTTTCTGGTTCAGATAATCTATGATTCTGTAGCTACATATCACATGGTGTACTTGATGCCTTCACTCCAAATCTGATTGACTGACACTTAGCTTTTGATTCAGGGGAGAACGTACGACTTCACTTTAGAGATGTATGTTTCACTGACATTTATCTTTTTGATTGAGGGCTCTCTGATTCTATACCTACATGTCTTGTTTACACGTGATGCCTTTCTCTGAATCTTCTTCTCCTTATATTACCTCTCGGGCCCTTACAAAAAAATACAGTCCGATAACTCAAAGTCTTTCTGACGATTCTGATAGGGCCAGCTACCACAGATGCATACACCATGTTTCTCTACTGCAATTTGATGTCTTATTTACGGACgacacaaaagagttcatatttcaAGTAGAGAAAGATTTGCTCGGTACATACACATTTGCTGAAAGACTGGTGTGTTGACTTTCAAGGATTCCGATCGATGAGATATCCTTTTCTATTTTTGTTGATATGTTTGAAAGAGAAACTTTTCGGGTGAAGCTATCAATATACATATTATGAGTCAACAAAAATCTTTTATGAGGTAAATATATTATACACATATTTTTTTCCTATATTTTTTCATGTGAGCGGAATCTGTCGCACCCTTATGAAAGTTTTGGATTTGGGACTGATCACTTGTTTCCATATTATTGTGTACTTCATCATTTATTTTGTTATGTTTGTGTAAACAAGATATTTGTTcctcgcaaaagaaaaaagatatttGTTTTTTTATTGGGCCTCACAAAGGTTTCTTATCTTGAACGGTGCTTCCTCTGCCGCTAGCCGTGCCGAAAAAAGCAACCAACATGAACAAACATAGTGACGAGAAAGGGTGGAGCTGAGTATGCCACACGCCGATATGAAGGTTTCCCCTCTGCTCTTCATCAAGTGTTTTATGGGTGAGCTGGTAATCCTGTATTATGTCTTCCCTCTGTCTTTGTAAGTGAACGATTACAAATTGTTGGGCAAcattcaactgctatacttgtgggGAAAATGTACATGAGCCGTCAGCGAGCACATTGGTGAATAGACGAGACGTGCCCAACCCTCAAGCAACACCAAGGCAATGTCTCAGGAAGCAATCCATCTAACACTTTGGCGTCTGCTCGAGCCCGGAGCCAGGATTCCTCCTGGATAGTATGAACCAGACGAAGACCTTCTGAATTAACGAAAATATGTGTCACACTTGggtacgtggttgaaaacaaaatgAATCCTTGAAATGTTCCAGAATCTGAGGTTTCACCATTCGCTACGGTAATTATTGTTTGTCGCAGGTATATGTTTTTGGACAGGCCTCTACTCAATTATTATTGATTTTATAGTAAGAATCAGCAATACTGCAAGATATGCATTAGGATAAGGTATATTTTTTGGCATATTTAGTATAGAGCTGTTATAATATTTATTATGCCCCCCTTTGCAACGAACGGGTAATTACCTAGCAAATGGATTAGGAAGTAGAGGCTGGTCGAGCTGTCCGAGAATTACGAGCGGGACTCGGCGATAACCTTGATTTACCCcccttaataataataataataataataataataataataataataataataataataattttctaTATTAGTAATAATCTATACTTTTTATATACCTACCTACTTTTTACAAAGGATGACAAATTGTGTCGATGGCTGGacgtgaaaataaaagaaaaataaaggccCTCTATGTGTTGGATATTTGTATGTTTTTGATCAACGAGGCGAGATAGTGCGAGGGTGGCATTCAAAGGAAGGAGAGAAAGCGAGTACCATTATTATTTGATTTGGAATGTTTTGGTGGCCTTAGCAAATTTCGAAAATTGCTTCAACTTCCCAATAATGCCTAGGTAGTCGTCAATTAGGTTTTACTTCACTCTGATTTATTCATGGATGATGTAATTAGAACTGTCATACAATAATCATACCCATAGTGTATTGCTGACGTGCATTTTTGCTACGCCTCGTGTCTCCCTACCGCCGTCGAGTGTTACCGTTCAGGGTGTTTTTGTGCCATGCCGTTGGATGTTTTCATAAAGATGTCAATTATGTTTTCTGTTGCAACGCATCGGTATATGTCCTAGTATATATTACCTCTGTTTCGAAATATAAGTCGTTGGGGGAGTTCAGTTTACACTCCCCAACAACTTATAtttcggaacgaagggagtagataaTAAACAAAACTGTCTTTTTTTACACGCACCGGCGGGAGGAAGAACCCAGGTGCAGCCCAGTCTAGCGGCCTGGCCCAAAAACCAATCATCTCCTATCCTCAAATCCCACGGCCACCGGATAACACAGCCACGCCCCCTCCTATCTGCCCGTTCCTCATTCCCAGCAGAGGCAGAAGAGAATGGCGTCCTTGGTCCAGCACGTCGCGGGGCTCGCGTGCCCACCGCTCTCCGGCGCGTCGCGCCGCCCCGGGGCGCCGATGCGGCCGTCCGCGCTGGTCTGCGGGACGTACGTGCTGAGCAAGGATGAGAAGGAGCGGGAGCGGATGCGCACGCTGTTCGACGAGGCCTCCGAGCGCTGCCGCACTGCGCCCATGGAGGGCATCACCTTCTCCCCCGAGGACCTCGAATCCGCCGTCGAGACCACCGACATCGACACTGACATTGGCTCACTCgtaatctccccctctcttgttccTGCTCGCTCGTTTCATGGTGAACAGATAATTGGTGCTCAACTGCATATCGCTAGTAGGGGATTGGGATAGTAGGTCGCGTGTATTGCTTATACAGTTGCTTATAGATTTTCGTTTAATTAGCTTTAGATCGCTCATAAGTTTATTTAGTACCGAAGACGTGTCATATTTCTTACTGCTTGTGGTTTTTCAGGTTTTCATTTTGTACTAACGTTGACTGTGCTATGTTTCTCATGTTCCTGTAAAATGTTACCCCCGTAGCTTCGAATAGAATGTTCAAGTGAACTAGAATGGGTTTGCCGTATTAGTTGCCCATTTCCTTTatcgtttttgttttttgaggggcgAGTGGTACTACAATGTAATCTAGAACGACAGCACCATTACTGTTTGTTCAATGCTTTCCGAAGGAACGTAATAAAGCTATATTCTTACATCAAATGGAAATATAATTGAAATTCCTGAGTTGTGGGACCCTGGAGCAACTTAAAGATTGGCCAATTCAGTTAATTCTGATCTGACACAATACTTTGAGCAACTGACTGATTGCTGCGTGTTTTTCTAAATTAGGTCCCCTCCAATTAGGTCTGTGATATTGAATTAAGCAGATCCAGCGGATTATTAAATTACCGTATTACAGTGAACAGTCTGCTTTGCATATTGTTGTGTGACACATGCACATGGACACAAAATGCAGTTGTCATAGCTGCTGGATTTATTTATTTTCGAACGCGCCTGGAATCATGCCTTTGAATTAAAAAGGTGCTAGGTACGCACAAACGACCTGTTTAATATGAGCAATGTACACACTAATGACGAGGGGAGGAAGAGCTGCTGGATTTGCAGCTCTCCATTACTATTTTTAGTTTGGTGCCAACAATTCTATTATTATCTCCTTTTTTACATGTGGTACTTCTCTGTTATTTGTGCAACACACTACGTTTTGGGCATGCTGGAGCTGAAAGTATAAGGTTTCTTAATTAGCTTGATAAATTTTGTATCACACTGTTCCTGACATCTAAAAAAATATCTTGCATGCTTGTGATGACTACAGATTAAAGGGACAGTATTCATGACCACTTCAAATGGTGCATTTATTGACATCCAATCAAAGGCTACTGCTTTTTTGCCTATAGATGAGGCATGCCTTCTCGATATTGACAATATAGAGGAGGCAGGCATCCGGCCGGGTTTAGTGGAGCAGTTCATGATAATTGATGAGAACCCAAATGATGAAACTTTGATTCTGAGCTTACAATCAATTCAGCAAGACCTTGCTTGGGAAAGGTGCAGGCAGCTTCAGGCAGAGGATGTTGTTATCACGGGTAAAGTGAGTAAAATACTTGCAGAAGGACCTATATCCATGCTATAACCATTGTCCCCTAATCGTTGAATAACTTCTCCTGTAGAAATTATTATAAACTAAATATTTAGAAAGCATTGCCTCTTCCTGCCCCTTGTTTGTGTTAATTAAATCAGACTTTGCCTTTTTGAATGTCTGCCTGGCAACAGCAGCCATTGTTCTTTAGAAAATGAATGTCAGTTCAGTGGGTCTTTATGGTGTAGATTCACTTTGTATATGACCTCGGTTAATAATCCCAATGTTCATGCTGCTGTTAACTTAGGATGGCTTTCTTACCAAGTAGTTATCATGTGTTCATTGGATTGTAATGATTTTGCTAGTTTGTTCATGTGTGACTGCTAATGAATTTATGAAGTTTAGAGCAGTCATTTTATGAAAGCATGTcaatggatagcttttgtcaacagctTTCCTGATTTCTGTTGTTGTTTCTGCAAGTTCCGTTATCCTTTGTCCGGCCCACATGTCTGTATGTCGTTACTTTGATATGCACGACTCATGCCACCTTAGATACTGTGGtactgtttttttgttttttggggtgAAATTGCAGCACTGATCTAGTCTAGGCAGCTTTATTCATGTGCTCAGGTTGCAATGTTGCCCTGCAGGTAATTGGTGGTAACAAAGGAGGTGTGGTGGCTCTTGTGGAGGGCCTTAAGGCATTTGTTCCATTTTCACAAGTGTCATCGGTTGGTTCACAGTCCTATAGTCCTATTACAAAACTTTGTTATATCCTATGGTTTTGTTGCTGCATGAGCTGTCTTTTACCAATTTGATCCTGATATACTATGGGTTGAGTTTTGGGCTGCTCCATCCTTAGACTAGCTGCTCACTATTTCCCTAACTGTTGCTTGACCTTGATCAGAAAACAACTGCTGAAGAGCTGCTTGACAAAGAGCTACCTCTGAAGTTTGTGGAGGTCGACGAGGAACAAGGCAGGCTTGTCCTCAGTAATCGCAAGGCAATGGCCGACAGCCAAGCCCAGCTTGGTATTGGTTCAGTTGTTTTGGGAACTGTTGAAAGCCTAAAACCTTATGGTGCCTTTATCGATATCGGTGGAATCAATGGACTTCTGCATGTCAGCCAAATTAGTCATGACCGTGTTGCAGATATCTCGACAGTTCTTCAACCAGGAGATACCCTCAAGGTAATGCCGTTATCTTACTTGTAAATTATGCCAATTTGCTGTTTCTATAGCTAAGGCTGGAGAACTTTCTTTGTTATTAGGTTATGATACTAAGCCATGACCGTGAAAGGGGCCGGGTTAGCCTTTCTACAAAGAAGCTTGAGCCAACGCCTGGTGACATGATTCGTAACCCAAAGCTGGTTTTTGAAAAGGTAAGTAATGCGGGCAATACCTTTTCACCAGAATATGCCGTAACAGACAAACTGACATGCTGGTTTACTATGCCCAAATTAGGCTGATGAGATGGCGCAGATATTCAGgcagagaatagctcaagcagaggCAATGGCTCGTGCTGACATGTTAAGATTCCAGCCAGAGGTACCGCTATAACCATTATGTGACGACTCTGCACCGTCGTGAAGCAGTTTACACAACTTTTTTCATACACTAGAGTAACATATGACTGAAATAATTTGTCTGTCTTCCTGTGTCACCTCTTAACAGAGTGGATTGTCTCTCAGTTCAGAGGGTATCTTAGGTCCATTGTCATCAGACACAGCACAGGAGGAAGGGCTACCCGCGGACGAATAGGTGCAATAGCAAGAATGCATCTGATTCCAGAGATGCCCGGTAGTCCATCTTTGTGTGAATGCACGATCGTATCATATTCAGATAATTTCCCCTTGTCAACTTGCGCTTGTATCATTGTGTATGAAGTATAAGGTGCTGAAAAACGGCGGAAAAGAAATTCAAGTTGTACCCCTTTGGCAAAGCCATCAATCCATTTCGTGCAGAAAAGGGTGTGCGTGTACAGTCAGTCACCCCAAAAGGGCTGGCTTAAGCGCACATTGGCCACAACCCCATTAAAGCATTAACAGCACATCGTCTTCCTACATATTTGTGCCCATAAAAGagcattgctgctgctgctgcttcaccAAAAGAGTGCCAGAAAGAAACAAGAGATGGAAGCATATCCACTTTTGTAACTTCGGAGGTTGACAAATGAAGATGGATAAACCTCTTTTATGCAGCAAGTTGCGCCTGCCTGGAGCCACAGGAATAGCTATTGAAATGGAACTTAAAACCgtctgcttgtgtgtgtgtgtcccCCTTTCCCATTCTGTTCAAACATGTCAAGCTGCCAAACCTCACAGGTTTCACTGATAGCGCCCTCCACTATTTTTCACATGCAAAACATCAAATGCTCTTTTCTTCTCCCTACAGCTAGCTAGCCAAACCTCACAGATCATGCCGTCAACTCTGCTCAGTAGTTTTCTTCAGAACGCCTTCACATTTCGCCGCCCCTGCGGTTCATATCGATCCGGTTCGAATAACCGGGATCGCGCTGCTCAATCACGCGTGCTGATTGCTGAACCATCTAATTAAGCATCTGTAGGATGACCTGAGGATGGAGTTCCGCTACCGAACTTATTAGTTCCCTAGTGTCAGTCCCTTTCCCCAGTGTGCATGCATCTTTCTGAAATCCGTGTACCCACTGCAAATTACTAACCCAGTTTTTCAGTAGGATGAGTTAAGTGCTTTCCCCCCGGCATGCATGGTATCTTCAGGTGGACCAACTGTTCATGCACATTGGCCGATCGCGCGCCGCCGGTGCGTCGTCGATCGGTCTCCGCCGTGAGTGGGGATTGGAATTTTCACCCTTGGCGTGCAACTTGCAGCACACACACGCACGAGGAAGTCGACGACGACGCAGAACCAACGCAGAAAGCAATAGAGCTCGCTCGATCTGTCGTCTCCGCACAGATCGCAATGGAGCTGCGTCAGGTAAGCCATGCACATCAGCTTGAGAACCCGCATGTCTCGTCCTCCGTGGCCTCGTCAGGGGTCACTGGCTAATGGCTTGGGCATATTTGGCGTTTTTTTTACGTACGGACCACATTGATGCCTTGCTGATAATTAGCATTCAGACAAATGGAGGGCACATTGACCTGCAGCTATCGAGGCGATCCAAGAGGAGGATTAGGTATCATGGCATGATAAGATGACACATGCACCATCGATCCGGATCAGATCGCCATGGAGATATATTTGCAATTGCAGCACAGTCCACGCAAGGAACCGATCACgtccacacatgcatgcactctcgATTTGTTACTTGCCGTCCCTTCTTTTCCTCCCACATTTCAGCATGCATGCTCATCTCATGGATCATACGTTGCTCTTCAAAAGGGGGGACGCAGGAGTCAGTCGAGCTGCCGAATTCCACAGCGGAAACCGGCTCACCCGGACAAGTACGTGCTTGGTGAGACTAATGTAAAGGAAAGAGAAGCGAGGAATTCTTTTTCGTTGCTGTCACCTT is drawn from Triticum dicoccoides isolate Atlit2015 ecotype Zavitan chromosome 4A, WEW_v2.0, whole genome shotgun sequence and contains these coding sequences:
- the LOC119285480 gene encoding 30S ribosomal protein S1, chloroplastic-like, which codes for MASLVQHVAGLACPPLSGASRRPGAPMRPSALVCGTYVLSKDEKERERMRTLFDEASERCRTAPMEGITFSPEDLESAVETTDIDTDIGSLIKGTVFMTTSNGAFIDIQSKATAFLPIDEACLLDIDNIEEAGIRPGLVEQFMIIDENPNDETLILSLQSIQQDLAWERCRQLQAEDVVITGKVIGGNKGGVVALVEGLKAFVPFSQVSSKTTAEELLDKELPLKFVEVDEEQGRLVLSNRKAMADSQAQLGIGSVVLGTVESLKPYGAFIDIGGINGLLHVSQISHDRVADISTVLQPGDTLKVMILSHDRERGRVSLSTKKLEPTPGDMIRNPKLVFEKADEMAQIFRQRIAQAEAMARADMLRFQPESGLSLSSEGILGPLSSDTAQEEGLPADE